The region CTTATCTCCACTGCCACTAGTTAAGTCACATAAGCTTCCTAATAGATCAGTCAATTGTCTTGGTGTTGTGCCCAATGACTCAGCTTGACCAACTAGATTATTATCTTTTTCTTTTATCTTTTGAACAATGGCATTTTTCATTTCTTCTCCTTCAAGTTCATTTAGCTCAGCGTCTGCTAAATACTTCAACTTGATTTCATTTGGAGTGCCTTTAAGTCCTTCAGTATAGCCAGGGGAAACAACTGGATCTGCGAGTTCCCAAATCTTCCCTGCAGGGTCCTTGAAAGCTCCATCTCCATATATCATTACTTCAATATGTTTTCCAGTAGCTTCTTTTAGTTTCCTTTGTATTTCATCAACATAGTGCTGGCAATTCCTAGGGAAAAGTTTAATTTTATCTTTAGTAGCCATATTTGATCCTAAAAGACCATATTCAGGATTATATCCACTACCATCAACAGATGTAGTTAGAATTTCATCTAGTCCATAAACTTTTTTAGCACCAGCATCCTTTAATATTCTCTTAGTTCTCTTTCGCTCATGAATATTTGCTACTAGAACATCTTTAGTAAAGTTTAATACAGTTCTAGGATCATTAGAAAGATGTATTTCAATATTATCATTAACTCCTAAATCCTTATACATTTGAACATAGTCCACTCCTGTAAAGGGGTGTCTAACATTTTCACCAAACAATTTCCTATATTCACTTTCACTTAATACATCGGTATAAGGGTTTATTCCTAATCCATCCATTTTATCTATATTCATTAGATGATTTCCCACTTCATCAGAAGGATAATTTAAAACTAAATAGATTTTTTTACCTGTCATAGCCAGACCTTTTAAGATAATGGAGAATCTATTTCTGCTGAGAATTGGGAATATCACTCCAAAATCACTTTCAAATTTATCATCTGTAGCCTTTTTGATTTGTTCAATAGTAGCGTAATTTCCTTGTGCTCTAGCTACTAAGGATTCTGTTATTCCTACAACATCTCTATCGTTTAGATTGTAGTTTTCAGTTTTAGCAGATTGTAATATTGAATCCACTACAATATCTACTATATTGTCACCTTCTTTTATAATAGGGGTTCTTATACCCCTTGTCGTAGTACCTACTGTTCTTACCATTTCTATTCCTCCCATTGAGAATTAAATGCATTCTTTTAATATTATAACATTTAAATGAAAACTTAGTAGAAATAATTAGAAATTTAATTACAATGAATCAGTCCCTTTTCAGTAAGTATATAATCAATTGGTAAATCGTATTCTCCCTTAGGTACTTCTTCAATAAGTTGAACAGAGAAAGCTAATGCTATTGTAACAGCACTATCATTTAATTTGTTCAAAAATCTATCATAATACCCTCCACCATAGCCGATACGGTATCCCTGTCTATCAAAGGCTACTCCCGGAACCAAAACTAAATCAATCTTTGAAGGCTCAACTTCTCTTATATACTCTTTCTTAGGAGTCAATATATTATAAACACCTAATTCTAATTCATTGTCATAGTCTTTTAACTCTGAAATCAAAAGCTCCTTTGTTTTAGTAATAGAAATAGGAACACCTATTTTTTTACCTGAATTTAGTGAATTTCTAATTATCTCTTCAGTTATAACTTCACTTCTAAAATTTACATAACTCATGATAAAATTACTGTTTTTGTATAAATCTAAATCATATAAATTATTTGCAATGGCTTGACTCATGGACTTTACATCATCTTCAGATATCATATCTCGTCTTTTTATATATACACTTCTTAGTTCTTTTTTATTCATAGAATCACCTCTTAGTGTTTATTTATTGCTTACTTTATATTATAATATATATTATAATACTAAAAAGGTTTTTGACAAAAAATAACTAGAATAATTGATTAAAAATAAAGGTTTTTTTGATTATTAGTAGAAGTTATTATATATCGTGTAATTCACAATAAAGATGACGCAATTCATCATAGGAGTGGTAAAAAGGTGATAAAATTTATCAATGTAAGTAAGGTTTATGATAATGGAACTAAAGCATTAAATAATATAAATATATCTATAGGAAAAGGAGAGTTTGTTTTTTTAGTTGGACCCAGTGGAGCGGGAAAGTCTACTCTTATAAAGCTTCTCTTAAAAGAAGAAGAGCCTACATCTGGAACAATTTTACTCAATAAAGTCGATATAACAAATGTAAAAAATAGAAAGGTGCCATATATCAGACGAAATTTAGGAGTAGTTTTTCAAGATTTTAGACTACTTCCAAACAAAACTGTATATGAAAATATATCATTTGCCATGGAGATAATAGGAGCTCATCCAAAGGAGATAAGAAGAAATGTTCCAATGGTATTGAGCATGGTGGACTTAAGTGGAAAAGCTAATTCTTATCCAGATCAGTTATCTGGTGGGGAACATCAGAGAGTTGCCATAGCTAGAGCTATTGTCAACAATCCACCAGTACTTATTGCAGATGAGCCTACAGGAAACCTCGATCCTGATACAGCTTGGGACATCATGAAAATTTTGCAAGACATAAACAGAAGGGGAACCACTATACTCATGGCTACTCATGCAAAAGATATAGTAAATATTATGAAAAAGAGAGTAATAGCAATTGAATCAGGAAGAATTGCAAGGGATGAAGAGAAAGGTGTGTATGAGTATGAAGTTTAGAGTGTTTAAGAATATTCTCAAGCAAGGCTTTCAAGGAGCATGGCGTAACAGAGGAATGGGACTAGCATCTATAGGGTCTATAACTGCAGTTCTTATAATACTTGGAATGGTTTTGATTATTATATTAAGTATTAATAATGTGGTAGTAGAAACTAAAAATAAATTTGATGAAATTCACGTATTTATAGAAGACGATTTAGATGAAGAGCAGTTAGCTAAAATTGAAGACAAAATGAAAGATTCTGAAGGTGTTAAATCTGTAATCTACCAATCAAAAGAACAAGCTATGGAAATAATGAAAAATGATTGGGGAGATAAAGCTTCTCTATTAGAAGGTCTAGAAGACAACCCACTACCTAATTCATATATTATTCAACTTGAAGATATCGAATATGCAGATGGAGTAGTAAACAATCTAAAAGGAGTACAAGGCGTAGAAAAAATCAAATACTATAAAGATATTATAGATAATTTGTTGACAATGGCCAATTATATAAAAATCGCAGGTGTTGTCATAATAGTAGTTTTAATGTTCATTTCAGTATTTATCATTTCAAATACTATTAAGATAACAGTTACGGCAAGAAAAAGAGAAATAAATATTATGAAATATGTAGGGGCAACCAATAGCTATATAAGAGGACCTTTTGTGATTGAAGGAGTTATTTTAGGACTAATAGGGGCAGGATTATCCATTCTTATAGTAAACTATGGGTATGAATACCTCTTTAAGGTAATAAACGAAAAGCTTTATGTTATTTTCACAGTATATCTAGTATCACCACATGCACTGTTAAAAGACATAACAATCATGTTTACATCTATTGGAGTAGGAATAGGTACACTTGGTAGTTTAGTTTCACTGAAGAGATTCTTAAATGCCTAGCAAAAGGAGGGTTTGCAAATGAAACGGAAGATCGCCTTTGTTGTTTTGATTGCCACATTAGCAATGGCTTTTACTACAGTTTATGCAGATAATAGTTTAAACAAGCAACTGAAAGACACTCAAAAACAACAACAAAATGTCAAAAAGGAAAAGAAAGCATTAGAAAGGACACAAGAAGAGTTATCAAAAGAAATAGATAATCTAGACAGAGAAATAGATTCTGTTGGACTAGAATTAGAAAGTGTAGAAAAACAATTAGCTAAAATTACAAAAGACATAGAAAAGACTACAAATGATATAAAAGAGGCTGAGGATAAGATAGAGGATAAGAATGATACTCTTAATTCTAGATTGAGAGTCATGTATGAAAATGGAAATGTAGGGTATTTGGAAGTATTATTATCAGCAACTAGTATAAGTGATTTCCTAGCTAGAAAGGAAATGGTACAAGCTATAGTAGAGCATGATACAGAATTGCTTAAGTACATGAAAGAACAAAGAGATATTGTAGTTAGGAAAGAAAAAGAACTCCAAGGACAAAAGGCATCTGTAGAAGTTACAAAGAGAAAAATTGATGAGAAAAAGAATCAATTAGTTGTTGCTACGAGAAATAAAGAAAGCCGTATGAAAGATTTAGAAAAAGACATAAAAGAATTAGAAAAAATGGAAGACCAATTAATAAAGACTGCAAATGAGATAAAATCTAAGATTCGTAGTCTTCAGGTTAAAACTGGTCCCTATTCAGGGGGCAAAATGGGTTGGCCAGTACCTGGTCATTCTAGGATCAGTTCTCCTTTTGGATATAGAATTCATCCTATATTTAAAACTAAAAAATTACATACTGGAATAGATATTCCAGCGCAAACAGGTACGTCAATAGTTTCTGCATCTGATGGAACAGTTATTTTTGCAGGTTGGCTTGGCGGTTATGGAAAGGCTGTAATGGTTGACCACGGTGGAGGAATAGTTACACTTTATGGTCACAATTCTTCATTAAGTGTATCAGTAGGTACAGAAGTAAAACGAGGTCAAACTATTGCAAAAGCAGGTAGTACAGGATATTCAACAGGACCACATTGTCACTTTGAAGTTAGAAGGAATGGTTCCTATGAAGATCCTATTTCATGGCTAAAGGGAAAATAAGCATAAGGACGGAGGGACAGGTTCACTGTCCCTTTTTGTTTTTTTCTTTTTGAAGTTTCACTTTCTTGTTATTTGTCAATAATATAAATGAACTTAATTTTGAGAACTAATAGGCCTAGTGGTATAATGTAAAAGTAGTTTTAATAATATTAAATACATAATGCTTATTAATAGGGGTGAATAGAATGTCAAAGAAAAAGCGCATAACTTTAATTGTTTTATTAGTATTAGTTACAAATATTATTACATTTGGTGTAAGTACTATATTACCGACTCCACTAAATAAAAAGGTAATGATTTCAAAATCCGAATACAATGAATTGCTATCATTTTACAATGATTATTCTAAGTTGATGGCGGTGGAAAACTCCATAAAGAAAAACTTCTTAAAAGAAGTAGATGAG is a window of Anaerosalibacter sp. Marseille-P3206 DNA encoding:
- a CDS encoding 5-formyltetrahydrofolate cyclo-ligase; protein product: MNKKELRSVYIKRRDMISEDDVKSMSQAIANNLYDLDLYKNSNFIMSYVNFRSEVITEEIIRNSLNSGKKIGVPISITKTKELLISELKDYDNELELGVYNILTPKKEYIREVEPSKIDLVLVPGVAFDRQGYRIGYGGGYYDRFLNKLNDSAVTIALAFSVQLIEEVPKGEYDLPIDYILTEKGLIHCN
- the ftsE gene encoding cell division ATP-binding protein FtsE; translated protein: MIKFINVSKVYDNGTKALNNINISIGKGEFVFLVGPSGAGKSTLIKLLLKEEEPTSGTILLNKVDITNVKNRKVPYIRRNLGVVFQDFRLLPNKTVYENISFAMEIIGAHPKEIRRNVPMVLSMVDLSGKANSYPDQLSGGEHQRVAIARAIVNNPPVLIADEPTGNLDPDTAWDIMKILQDINRRGTTILMATHAKDIVNIMKKRVIAIESGRIARDEEKGVYEYEV
- a CDS encoding coenzyme F420-0:L-glutamate ligase, which produces MVRTVGTTTRGIRTPIIKEGDNIVDIVVDSILQSAKTENYNLNDRDVVGITESLVARAQGNYATIEQIKKATDDKFESDFGVIFPILSRNRFSIILKGLAMTGKKIYLVLNYPSDEVGNHLMNIDKMDGLGINPYTDVLSESEYRKLFGENVRHPFTGVDYVQMYKDLGVNDNIEIHLSNDPRTVLNFTKDVLVANIHERKRTKRILKDAGAKKVYGLDEILTTSVDGSGYNPEYGLLGSNMATKDKIKLFPRNCQHYVDEIQRKLKEATGKHIEVMIYGDGAFKDPAGKIWELADPVVSPGYTEGLKGTPNEIKLKYLADAELNELEGEEMKNAIVQKIKEKDNNLVGQAESLGTTPRQLTDLLGSLCDLTSGSGDKGTPVVLIQGYFDNYATE
- a CDS encoding murein hydrolase activator EnvC family protein translates to MKRKIAFVVLIATLAMAFTTVYADNSLNKQLKDTQKQQQNVKKEKKALERTQEELSKEIDNLDREIDSVGLELESVEKQLAKITKDIEKTTNDIKEAEDKIEDKNDTLNSRLRVMYENGNVGYLEVLLSATSISDFLARKEMVQAIVEHDTELLKYMKEQRDIVVRKEKELQGQKASVEVTKRKIDEKKNQLVVATRNKESRMKDLEKDIKELEKMEDQLIKTANEIKSKIRSLQVKTGPYSGGKMGWPVPGHSRISSPFGYRIHPIFKTKKLHTGIDIPAQTGTSIVSASDGTVIFAGWLGGYGKAVMVDHGGGIVTLYGHNSSLSVSVGTEVKRGQTIAKAGSTGYSTGPHCHFEVRRNGSYEDPISWLKGK
- the ftsX gene encoding permease-like cell division protein FtsX encodes the protein MSMKFRVFKNILKQGFQGAWRNRGMGLASIGSITAVLIILGMVLIIILSINNVVVETKNKFDEIHVFIEDDLDEEQLAKIEDKMKDSEGVKSVIYQSKEQAMEIMKNDWGDKASLLEGLEDNPLPNSYIIQLEDIEYADGVVNNLKGVQGVEKIKYYKDIIDNLLTMANYIKIAGVVIIVVLMFISVFIISNTIKITVTARKREINIMKYVGATNSYIRGPFVIEGVILGLIGAGLSILIVNYGYEYLFKVINEKLYVIFTVYLVSPHALLKDITIMFTSIGVGIGTLGSLVSLKRFLNA